The DNA region AGGGCACATAGAATGAGACAACCTGTCTTCTCCACTGACCCACGGATGACGGTGGCCCCTTCCCTCCGCCGAAGTCTCCGGACAGTTCTCGTTCGTTACGCTTCTGTAAGCTTTTTGGCTTGTGCTTTTTGCGGCTCCCGAACATTTCGTGTTCGCATGCAAAATCCCAAATGGAGTTAGGGCTGGGGACAGTCGGCGGGGGAAATGCCGTTAGTTCGCCCGGCGGGGAGGGGTGGTGGCAGCTTAGACCCGGCCTGGTCCACTGCATACGCTTGCATGTCGTTGTTGTCAAGCACTTGCCGCCGCTTTCACTTTCCTCCCGACCTCTTGCGGGCCCTTTCATCGCAGTCCATGGCAAAAAATGGAAGCCGAAAAAGTTACACTGTGGGTACATTGACCTGCACTGAAGAGTCCGTTGTAGAACATGCATACTGCATATGTATATAGTTATCCCAAGGCCAGAATCTGCAAGAGAAAAATCAATAATCAAGGCATGAACGTTTTTATACAACCCCAGCTGCAACAACTACAACTATTTTAGGGGATACTTTAACCTAATTCCAAATATTAGATGCGTTTTGGTAAATGGGAAAGTGTAAGTAATGATACTTTAGGCTTCTAAGCCTTCTTCGGATTCCATGAAACACAAAAATAACTTTAAAGCAATACATCGAGATCCGAAAAACTGGACCGTGTTTTACTTTCCATCGAATCAATAATCCAATCAGGAGGACCAGAAAAAGTTAACGATTTGATTGGCAACTCAAGGGTTACTTCCTTGAGTAGTAACCGTATCTATTGCACCGAGTGCAGCTGCCAGATAACTGACATTCTCCCCGATCGTCTGCTCCTTGGCATTTGCATGTCTTTAGCGGGGATCAAGGATAAGCGTAGCCAGCTGATTGAGATTGAGTCATTCCCGAACAATGCCGTCCAGCCGTCAGCCATCAAGCATCCACCGTCTGTGAAAGTGATCGTGATCGAGGCCGCAGATGCGGCACTGAACACATCTCGGGAACTCCTTTCTACTCCTTGTCTGTATCCTTTGCGTGTCACTCAAGCGATCAgcaaaataacaacaaacaatgtGAGCGGGGAAGGAGTAGGCTTCCTTTGTGGCTGTTTTCTTAGCTTTGATCGCAGCTACTTAGCATTTTCCATGCTGGCTTTGTAGTCTCCGTGGATTTTCGCATGCCTCGGTGAGTTTTCCGCCCTGATCGAAAGGCATAACACGGTTAAGTTTTGGataatgtaaaatatttatgctcgTCAAGACACCAGAATTATCTCTGTAGTGAATCTTAATCTTGAAGCGAAGGCAATACATGGTTTCCGAATCTCTTTCAAATCCCAAGTCGCACTTTGCTATGAGAGTTAACTTCCTTTATTGTTAAATTaagaatttataaatataaaatattcttaaaatagttataaatagttttaaataaaatataacaatagttGTAGCAACAGCTTTGATATTAAACTTTATGGTTATAAAGAACATTACATTAATTGTTAGGAATTTTGACCTGTGGATTACCAGGTTCTAGAGAATGGAATGGCCTGGATTTCCATCTAGCAGGGCCTTGAATATATTGTCAAAATTAAGCAGTTATTGCCCTTCCAAGAGCTCCCAAAGAGAATGATCGGTGGCAGTTCGAGGAATTACTGGGTGTTTTGGCCGCCCGCCCTTCAGCTGCTCAACTTTCCttcgcagcagcagcaggagcaggtcCCCCGTCCGGCGGTTCACTTTGAGTATCCTCCGGGTCACCAGCTCCGCATCGCACCCCATCGCTTGAGAGCACCACGGACTGTTCCCGATGCCGATGCCTCCAGTTCCCCGGAGACCGGAAATGGGCCCAAGCCGGAAGTGATTTTCATGCGGCGCTGCTACATGATGGCCGGCCTATTCTCAGTCACCACCGCGATCATGGCAATGATCCTGTCGAAGGCCCTTCCTTTAGAAGCCGATCTCGTGCTGCCCGGCTTTATTTGCGGAGTGGTGTCCCTTTTCGTACTTTTCGTGCTCTGCATCGGAACCAAGTGCCGGAAGTTCTACTGGTTCAGTTTCATCCTGGCAGGCATGTTCTCGAGTCTTGCTGGCGTGAGCGTGATCCTGGTTCTCCTGGAACGAAACCTAGTGGTCGTGTGCCTCGCCCTTCTGGCTGCCTCCGCCGTGATTGTGATCTGCTATTTTGCTGGAGCCTGGCTGCCCAGGATCGTTCTCCCTGGCGAGGCAACCATATTGCTCCTGGTCTTCGTCTTCGTGGTGGCCTCCATCTTCGTGCTGATCATGTTTGTCTTCACGAACAGGAGGATCTACCAACTGTTGTACTTCATTTTTTTGGCCATTATGGTGATTCCCACAGCCCTGTACCATGCTCAGGTGGTTCACGGCAGGCGGTTCAAGCTTCCCGTCTACGAGTTCGTTATTTGCGCCGTCACAGTCTATCTGCACTTTCTGTTGTCCTTCACAGCCTTTTACTACCTCATCTGGACACCCAGGTGGTGATCACTTCTGGGCCTACGGCTTCTTCAGGTGGCTGGACACCATCACAACGGCTGGAGTTTAAATGTGGAAATTCGGCTCGGATTTGAGTTGAGTATACTGTCTTTGGCTAATAAAGCTTACATTTTCGATATCTTTTTTAACGAAACTAATTGAATAATGGTGGGTTCCAGACAAGTCTTTCAGCTCAATTTAAACGAAACTGCACATATAGGAAAAATGTTCCATTATAAAAGTTCTGGAAGGGAGCAGCTTTGCCGAGCGGCAGTTGTCAGGGCGCAGGCAGACCCAGTCTCGACACTCGATCCACAGGGATCTCGACGGGATGGACAACATCTACCACCAGGACAACGTCCGGCCGACGATCGCTGATCTGGACCCGATGACCCAGTTCATCCGCAGCATCTACAACCTGAGTCTAATCGTCATCGGAGTGACGGTGGCCGCCtggctgctgctcctgctgacCAATGTCCACCCGCACAGGTACCTGCCGTTCCCCACCTACGTCCTGGGCATCATCATCTTCGTGGCAATGGTGACCATGCACTGCCTCCCCAGACTATCCTACTACTCGCCCAGCAAGTGGATAATGACGAGCCTGGTGGTGCTGTGCACCATCGTCGCCGGCTGCTGCATAATCGACGAGCTCAGCATGCTGACCATCAGCCTGGTGATGATCGGGGTTGCCCTGATCATCCTGGTGCTCAACTTCTCGGGGGCCAAGTGCCCGCAGGAGTTCCTGCCCGGCGGCGTCTGCTCCACGCTGCTGATGATGGCCCTGCTGCTGGTCCTGATCGCCGTGGGAATCGCCCAGCTGTGCACCGGGAACGTGGAGCTGCTGGACGCCTTCGTCAGCATCCTGTTTGTAATGCTGATCATCGCGATCCCCATCCAGGCGCAGTTCAACCACGGCCGCCTGGACGTCGTGGAGGTGATTCCCAGGGAGCACCTTATGGTCTGCACCCTGACCTTGTACCTGCACTCCATGATGTTCTTCTGCTGCGTATGCTACTTCATACTGGTGGACGAGAGAAAGGCCTCCACCGCGACAACGCTGGATCCCAGGAATGGGATGACCGTCGAAAATGACTTCGATTGAGAAATCCTTCTGTGTTAATTCTGACGGGTCCGAGTTCGCCGCGGCGTAGATCCAAAGACTTCAGAGTCCGTGATCGAGGTTGATTATTGAACCCAGTCATTCTGTCTGATCTTCCCGTACTGTGTAGTCTTGCCTTGATAATATGAAAGTGACAGAAATATATTCCTAATATCGCTGTGATAAGGCATTTTAAATAGAGCCGAGAGTTTTGAAAATTCAGCAttgcaagaaaacaaatttccTAAGAATAGAtacaattataaaaaaaggtttaGGCCATATTTAGCAAGAAATTAAATACATATTACAAAAAAGTATTCGAGTGGAGCTATTGGAAAATAAGTAGGAATTCTTTACAGACCCCAGTGCATTGTATTTAGACAGCCACGCTTCCTTTGTCAAAATCCCAGTAAATTGATACGAAATCCTTGGTCAACACATGAATAACCAGAATGCGCGTTGGGCGCCGTACGGCCTTGGGGGCGGAAGAGGCGGTGCCGAAGGCCAACCGCCGGAGGGGCCGGAGATCATAGTCATCAACGAGCGGGAGCTGCGGGCGTTCATCTACCGGGTGTACCTGTCCACCGTCGGGCTGTGCCTCCTTTCGGCGATTCCGTGGATCGTCCTGTCGGCGCTCGTGGTGAACGTGTACCAGGATATTCCGGTGCCGCCGTTCGTGTGGCTGCTATTGTCCCTGATCATTCTTACGGTGCTCAGCTGCATCCGGCAGACGCCCGCCCTGACCCTGTTCTGCTGGGGATTGGTCCTGGGATCCTTGTTCTTCGTCACCCTGTACGGATCATACTACATGCATCTGGTGAACGTGTGGGTCCTCCTGGTGGCCATGGTGCTAGCCGGCGCCCTTCTTGCCCTGCTGCACCTGTACGGGGCCAAGTGTCCGGACATTCTGCTGCCCAACCTAATCTGCACGTGCTGCGTCTTCCTGCTGGCCACCATCACTATGGTCGTGCTCCTCATCCTCTTCCTGGTCATCCACGACCTGCGCTACATGCTCGGCTTCGCCATTGTCTTCGTCATCCTGATCATCTTCATGGCTCCCTTCCAGGCCCGCTACATCTGTGGAAGGCTGCAGCAAGTGCCCTACGGGGAGACCGCCAGCTCCGCCAACGGAATCTACCTGCACTTCGTCTTCCTGCTCTGCTGCATGCTGATCTTTGTCATTTACTATAAGTCGGTAAATAAATGAGAGGAACAGTTCCGTTTTGGGGGTAGTCTAAGTAGTAAGGAAATATATCTAAGACGGTGTATACTATAAAGGGTGTTgcgtgttttttatttaagagaTATACTTGCTTTTTACCGTATTGTTCATCGCAAATAAGTTAAAAATTCCAGTAGGCCTTCCAAAACATCGAGCCTAACAAACACCTTTGAAATTACACCCAATCCGagcaaaatgtagaaatacATCATACATACGTTTAACTTTCAGTCGGGAAAAGTCTGATCGATGCCTTGTTGTTCGCGATGGCGCAGGACTACGGAAGACCCCTCGGAAGCGAATGAGCTGCGGGTATTCGCACACACCGTATACATAAAGGCGGTAGTTTTGTGTTCCGTGTCGGCCTTTCTGCTGATGATCATCTCGTCACTTAAGTTCAGCGTAGTCAGTGTACTTCCGGTTCCGCCCTACATTTGGCTGCTCCTCGCCCTCGGCATCCTGGTGGTCCTCGCCTGCCTGCCCGTTCGACGGCTCCGTAAACTGGTGATTTGGTCAATGGTCTGCGGAATTGTGGCTCTCGTAACGCTGACCGGGGCGTGCTATGTGAGGGTCTACGACGTCACGGACTTGGTGATATACATAGCAAGCATGATGCTCGTGATGATCCCGTTGCTGATCTGCGGAGCCAAGTGCCGCAAGCCGTGTCTTCCGAACATCCTCTTCACCGTAGTGATTGTGTGCCTCTGCCTGGTGGCACTCTTTCCGCTGGGCATCCTGGCGCTACTCTCCCACCGGTACTACTTCGTGGCCTTCTCCGCCGTCTTGTTCGTCCTGGGGGTCATCATCCTCCCCTTGCAAGCCCAGTTCATCCACGGACGCCTGCGCTACGAGCCACTTGACCTCGAGCCGATCTGCTCCCTGGCATTTTTCATTGACGCATGGATCTTGGTCTTCTGTATATGCGTGTTCGTTTGTACCATTGAAGTAGAGCTTATTGGCGATTATCCGGAGCACTTGGCAGGCTTGTCTACTGTTCCTAGGTAAGCGAGGAAGCTCACCTCATAGCTACGTTTAGCATAATAAATACTTATGTAACGGAACTGGAGAAAAATACGGAGGTTAAAGTACAAGTATAACGTTTTAAAACGCATTATATGATAAGCCACTAagttaaaacaaaacaaggaagaacgctatagtcgagtacctcgactatcagatacccgttacttagctgaagggaccaaaggcaaatggagatatgcaagctgcaaagcgagattaaaatgcgccacctacccgcgatctcaatatatggttatgtgggcgttatacagatttaagcgttatgggcgttagagtgcgcgtggcaactttttttagatcaatcgataggtattgacgagactaatacatatcagttaaatctttttatctagcatcaaaaatGTGTGCagcacaggcttgggcggcttgtggtcgttaaagtgggcgtggcttattcgcgtaataagcttgcgctgcgtacaaggctacggaatctaaatctaaaatcccaattctctatcattgatagtttccgagatatccgcgttcataattacgatttttggaagtttgtgggcgttaaaatgggcgtggcaccctgctgaaacaaacttgcgctgcgcagtatgctcaggaatctacatGCGATCAGACGAACAAGGCTAggtcgactcggctagtgatcctgatcaagaatatatataaattatggggtcggaaacgcttccttctacttgTTACACATTTTCCGACGAAACTAGTATGCCTTTTTACTTTTCGAGTAAAGAGATCTTTCGCGTTCTTTCTAATAGCTATAACaccctatatcatttaatttgttcctcaacttctatccctgtGTTGTAGTCTTCtattaaactaaaattttagctcatttgctttagtcttagttgatctatgttttgtcctgtctttCTTTGTTCCATGTACCTTAACCGTATTTGCCCAAAATAGAATGGGCCCTCGCGTAACAAACACGGGCTTGGTACATAAAGACATAAGTAGTTTCAATTTGTTTAGAAGAAAAAGCGATGAAAGTATAAAAGtgaatttttggaaatttaagCTGTTGGGGCTGGTGGGCATAAATTGACGAGGTTATTACCCAAGTTATATTCTTACTAAGAATTCGCGTCGAATAACACAGTATTTGGTAAGATCCAATGCTCCGTTTAAAAGCTGttccaaaattaaaattttgggGATTTTTCGAAATGAAAATGCTTGActttttgtttgtgggtttgtatgaaTCCCTTTTTGGTTTTAGGGTATTGGGACCCCTATTGGTGTATTAAGAAGCTTGATATAAAAAAcctttgttctacgacttttggaataACCCGCTAGTGTAGGGGGAAATCAGAAAAAGTGGCTAGATTTTAAGGGCTTATAGTTTCTAAACAGCTTATGCTACAGATACGTTATATATGACGCTGAAAAGGTTATAGAATATGCTAATCACGCTACCTCTGCTTAATTTGTCTAAATACTATAAATTTAAAGTTAAcgcccattttttttttaaatttcttaactTTTGGTACTAACCACTTTTTGTCATTAAAGTTACAGTTTTAAAGATATTACGCGATAAACAATTCGAAATCCGTTTCAGTTTAGTATGAAAAACACTTAATACTTGAATTCTTAATAGATACTTTTTAAGTAAAGGGAAACCATTTAGAAGTGGGCTTCGACTTGGCCTTGACAAcgcaagtatatatatattagatTTAACGTTATTACAATAGCTAATACGAATATGAGTATTACaacaaaagtgaaaaaaaaaattctgatatcaaacaaaacgCCTTTAAACGAGGTAAGGGgtcgtgacgatcgcaccttcaacatATGTACAATAGTTCTGATATACATTTTTCTGTCGCTACAATAGAATATTCcattatcactgtggacggcagtacacgtagtggcgaagcgcgcaagagagcgtgcgaagacaactactatatatagccgcagaattgaaaatctgccactatggtccgatcgtaacgagtcaTACACCAAtagaaaggtatcgcaaaaaccaagaagattgcataacaaaaacacctcttaacgagttaaaaagtagtggcgaacgcgtcttttcaaaaacttctgatatcaacaattgtgacgaagaatgatattacattcgataaaataaataaactatattaaattagtatttttaattggatTGGACTTAATTTGGCATAGCTTAAACTTTTCCTGACCCCCAAGACACGTTCAATTAAAATGGGCTAATATGTTctattaaattttaacatttttcattACCTTTATAATTTCTAATGAAAATAATCATTAAcattatatttttcaataaaaattaaaatattttctgttAGCGTTAGTTTTGCCAGAAGTAGTGAGTTCTTTTTTTCATAGTTTTtccattaaaattatttattttgaaaataaatgcaaTGCTATGCCATCAgcatatatattaaatttatgatttcggcccgcaacagtaaatatttatttacctacacgtaaattttttGTTGTAGAGTGCCGAGTACAtacatttaatatagtttatttattttattgaatgtaatatcatttttcgtcacaattgttgatatcagaaattaaTGAATGGCGTATATCAGAACATTTGTATGTTGAACGTGCGATCGTCCCGACCCCTTACCTCGTTACGGGTGTTTTTTCTTGATAAATAATAAACTTAATTAGATGTTGTATTTGCAAATTTCGCTTCGAAGGTCCTCCAAATTTGTGTACATTTATCGAATTACCTCAG from Drosophila subpulchrella strain 33 F10 #4 breed RU33 chromosome 2L, RU_Dsub_v1.1 Primary Assembly, whole genome shotgun sequence includes:
- the LOC119547157 gene encoding uncharacterized protein LOC119547157 — protein: MDNIYHQDNVRPTIADLDPMTQFIRSIYNLSLIVIGVTVAAWLLLLLTNVHPHRYLPFPTYVLGIIIFVAMVTMHCLPRLSYYSPSKWIMTSLVVLCTIVAGCCIIDELSMLTISLVMIGVALIILVLNFSGAKCPQEFLPGGVCSTLLMMALLLVLIAVGIAQLCTGNVELLDAFVSILFVMLIIAIPIQAQFNHGRLDVVEVIPREHLMVCTLTLYLHSMMFFCCVCYFILVDERKASTATTLDPRNGMTVENDFD
- the LOC119547790 gene encoding uncharacterized protein LOC119547790, with translation MPCCSRWRRTTEDPSEANELRVFAHTVYIKAVVLCSVSAFLLMIISSLKFSVVSVLPVPPYIWLLLALGILVVLACLPVRRLRKLVIWSMVCGIVALVTLTGACYVRVYDVTDLVIYIASMMLVMIPLLICGAKCRKPCLPNILFTVVIVCLCLVALFPLGILALLSHRYYFVAFSAVLFVLGVIILPLQAQFIHGRLRYEPLDLEPICSLAFFIDAWILVFCICVFVCTIEVELIGDYPEHLAGLSTVPR
- the LOC119547156 gene encoding uncharacterized protein LOC119547156 gives rise to the protein MIGGSSRNYWVFWPPALQLLNFPSQQQQEQVPRPAVHFEYPPGHQLRIAPHRLRAPRTVPDADASSSPETGNGPKPEVIFMRRCYMMAGLFSVTTAIMAMILSKALPLEADLVLPGFICGVVSLFVLFVLCIGTKCRKFYWFSFILAGMFSSLAGVSVILVLLERNLVVVCLALLAASAVIVICYFAGAWLPRIVLPGEATILLLVFVFVVASIFVLIMFVFTNRRIYQLLYFIFLAIMVIPTALYHAQVVHGRRFKLPVYEFVICAVTVYLHFLLSFTAFYYLIWTPRW
- the LOC119547659 gene encoding uncharacterized protein LOC119547659; the protein is MNNQNARWAPYGLGGGRGGAEGQPPEGPEIIVINERELRAFIYRVYLSTVGLCLLSAIPWIVLSALVVNVYQDIPVPPFVWLLLSLIILTVLSCIRQTPALTLFCWGLVLGSLFFVTLYGSYYMHLVNVWVLLVAMVLAGALLALLHLYGAKCPDILLPNLICTCCVFLLATITMVVLLILFLVIHDLRYMLGFAIVFVILIIFMAPFQARYICGRLQQVPYGETASSANGIYLHFVFLLCCMLIFVIYYKSVNK